In Zhaonella formicivorans, one DNA window encodes the following:
- a CDS encoding NADH peroxidase has translation MKKFVCAICGYVHEGTEPPVKCPQCGAPAEKFSEKTEGKLEWADEHKIGIAKDIDPEVIEGLKANFVGECTEVGMYLAMSRQADREGFPEIAEAYKRIAWEEAEHAAKFAELLGEVVCADTKKNLEMRVEAEFGACKGKKDLATKAKQLNYDAIHDTVHEMCKDEARHGAAFQGLLQRYFGK, from the coding sequence ATGAAAAAGTTTGTGTGTGCAATTTGCGGTTACGTACATGAGGGGACCGAACCACCGGTAAAATGCCCGCAGTGCGGCGCTCCCGCTGAAAAATTCAGTGAAAAGACTGAGGGTAAATTGGAGTGGGCTGATGAACATAAAATCGGCATTGCCAAGGATATCGACCCTGAAGTTATCGAAGGGCTAAAGGCTAACTTTGTCGGTGAGTGCACCGAAGTTGGCATGTATTTGGCCATGAGCCGCCAGGCAGACAGGGAAGGTTTTCCCGAAATTGCAGAAGCATATAAGAGAATTGCCTGGGAAGAAGCTGAACATGCTGCCAAGTTTGCCGAACTTCTGGGCGAGGTAGTTTGTGCCGACACCAAAAAGAACCTTGAGATGCGGGTTGAAGCGGAGTTTGGGGCATGCAAGGGCAAAAAAGATTTAGCTACAAAAGCTAAGCAACTCAATTACGATGCTATTCATGACACCGTCCATGAAATGTGCAAAGATGAAGCAAGACACGGCGCCGCTTTCCAAGGCCTTCTCCAGAGATACTTTGGCAAATAA
- a CDS encoding ABC transporter ATP-binding protein: MDNLAVQMQGITKAFKGVVANNRVDFNLAIGSIHGLLGENGAGKTTLMNVLYGLYQPEEGKIIVKGSEVKIDSPSKAMSLGIGMVHQHFMLVRPMTVVENIMLGLPSKRAPFLDTSNVEKTLLELSRKYKLQVDPKAKVWQLSVGEQQRVEILSALYRGAEVLILDEPTAVLTPQETKELFEVLRMMRRDGKSIILISHKLEEILTIADEVTVLRDGHLVGRAKVTSSTTKRDLSKMMVGRDVLFNFSCQETEPGDVKLAVENLRAENDKGLLALNNVSFSIRSGEILGLAGVDGNGQKELCEVLTGLRPALAGKILLNGTDLVGLKPKEFITKGIAHIPEDRHKTGLAMNLSLSKNLIIKEFNGPKFSRRGLLNFKAIKANAERLLAEYKVKATGHEEKAKNLSGGNQQKVILAREISSSPQVLIANQPTRGLDIGATEYVRQKLLEQRAQGVAVLLISADLEEIMQLSDRIAVIYEGRIMGILDNNASIEEIGLLMAGVESGGKEAC; this comes from the coding sequence ATGGATAACTTAGCTGTTCAGATGCAGGGGATTACCAAGGCTTTCAAAGGCGTAGTGGCAAATAACAGGGTGGACTTCAACTTGGCTATAGGATCTATTCACGGGCTATTAGGTGAAAATGGAGCCGGTAAGACTACCCTGATGAATGTACTTTACGGTCTGTACCAGCCTGAAGAGGGAAAAATTATCGTCAAGGGGTCAGAGGTGAAAATCGACAGTCCTTCCAAAGCCATGAGCCTGGGCATCGGTATGGTCCACCAGCATTTTATGCTGGTCCGGCCCATGACCGTGGTGGAAAATATCATGTTGGGGCTACCCTCCAAACGGGCTCCGTTTTTGGACACTAGCAATGTGGAAAAGACATTGCTGGAATTGTCACGTAAATATAAACTGCAAGTTGATCCAAAGGCCAAGGTTTGGCAGCTGTCAGTGGGTGAGCAGCAGCGCGTGGAAATCTTGTCTGCTCTGTACAGGGGCGCTGAGGTTTTGATTCTGGATGAACCAACAGCTGTGCTCACTCCTCAGGAAACAAAGGAGCTTTTCGAGGTCTTGCGGATGATGCGGCGGGATGGTAAATCCATCATCCTAATCAGTCACAAGCTGGAAGAGATTTTAACTATTGCCGATGAGGTGACGGTGCTGCGGGACGGGCACTTGGTAGGCCGGGCTAAGGTGACCTCGTCTACGACCAAGAGGGATTTAAGCAAGATGATGGTTGGCCGGGATGTGCTTTTTAATTTTAGTTGCCAGGAAACAGAGCCTGGGGACGTAAAGCTGGCGGTGGAAAATTTAAGGGCTGAAAATGATAAAGGCCTGCTGGCTCTCAACAATGTGAGCTTTTCAATCCGGTCCGGTGAAATTTTGGGTTTGGCAGGTGTGGATGGTAACGGGCAAAAGGAGCTGTGCGAAGTGCTCACAGGCCTCAGACCTGCGCTGGCTGGCAAGATCTTGCTGAACGGGACAGATCTGGTAGGTCTCAAACCTAAGGAGTTTATTACCAAAGGTATTGCCCATATCCCAGAAGACCGGCATAAGACCGGTTTGGCTATGAATTTAAGTTTAAGCAAAAATTTGATTATCAAAGAGTTTAACGGGCCTAAATTCTCCCGGAGAGGTTTATTGAACTTTAAAGCAATTAAAGCCAATGCAGAGAGGCTTTTAGCGGAATATAAGGTTAAGGCTACAGGTCACGAGGAAAAAGCCAAGAACCTTTCGGGTGGCAACCAGCAGAAGGTTATCTTGGCGCGGGAGATCAGTTCTTCCCCCCAGGTGCTCATAGCAAACCAGCCGACCAGGGGACTGGATATAGGGGCTACTGAATATGTAAGGCAAAAGCTTCTTGAACAACGGGCCCAAGGCGTGGCTGTGCTGCTGATTTCTGCAGATCTGGAGGAGATCATGCAGCTGTCAGACCGGATTGCAGTAATTTATGAGGGACGAATTATGGGTATTTTGGACAACAACGCTAGCATTGAAGAGATAGGTTTGTTAATGGCTGGCGTAGAAAGCGGGGGTAAGGAAGCATGCTGA
- a CDS encoding DUF2877 domain-containing protein: MDVLEALSVGIGAWRTIEKQTSTEVISIFKSSLYCRAPAGLICVGSQSIGHGPINVLLSEHEWNSLYNRIFAGEHLVFTKVPTSGINKVLLMRRCIYAARIDPPRDFGLKSLCLDSLWSHLFTYGKGPMLCALNGGAPCTSDPFDKVVMQRGKQGIDLLRINWNRNEWQFIADEAVKNLLGLGPGLTPSGDDLLVGYMSGLDLISAISSRAWEIKKMMQSKVLSSLARTNEISQTHIRWACRGYYMEPLTALLKAIAEGEPEAVGVSMKKLLARGASSGTDTAIGLLLALENGKEMLSSGY; encoded by the coding sequence GTGGATGTTTTGGAGGCTCTTTCTGTAGGTATAGGGGCCTGGAGGACTATAGAAAAACAGACTTCTACTGAAGTAATTTCCATATTTAAAAGTTCATTGTATTGCCGAGCCCCGGCTGGACTCATTTGTGTAGGTAGCCAGTCTATAGGGCATGGACCCATTAATGTGCTGCTGAGCGAACATGAATGGAACTCCTTATACAATCGCATCTTTGCTGGGGAACACTTAGTTTTTACTAAAGTTCCAACTTCTGGCATCAACAAGGTTTTGTTAATGAGGAGATGCATTTATGCAGCACGTATTGACCCGCCACGCGATTTTGGCCTTAAGTCTTTGTGTCTGGATTCCTTGTGGTCACATTTATTTACTTACGGTAAGGGTCCAATGCTTTGCGCCCTTAACGGCGGTGCTCCCTGTACCAGTGACCCTTTCGATAAGGTTGTAATGCAAAGAGGTAAGCAGGGCATCGATCTCCTCCGGATAAACTGGAACCGAAATGAATGGCAGTTTATTGCGGATGAAGCAGTTAAAAATTTATTGGGTTTGGGACCAGGTTTGACTCCATCTGGGGATGATCTGCTTGTGGGTTACATGAGCGGGTTGGATTTAATATCTGCCATAAGTTCCCGCGCCTGGGAGATTAAAAAAATGATGCAGTCTAAAGTGCTGTCATCCCTTGCACGTACAAACGAAATTAGCCAAACACATATCAGGTGGGCTTGTAGAGGGTACTATATGGAACCGCTCACAGCCTTGCTAAAGGCAATTGCGGAGGGAGAGCCAGAAGCAGTTGGCGTTAGCATGAAAAAATTGCTAGCAAGGGGTGCATCTTCAGGTACAGATACAGCTATTGGATTGCTGTTGGCCCTGGAAAACGGAAAGGAGATGCTGAGTAGTGGTTATTAG
- a CDS encoding ABC transporter permease → MLKIKTYLRGAFASLLPALLTIGLAFLVGALLLLLAGNDPLRAYQTLFRGAFGSAHRMAETLVKATPLMIMALGTSVAFKAQIWNIGGDGQFILGAIFAVFVALNFPLPAVLLLPLTFLAAFLGGALWGGLVGVLRAKFNANEVITTLMLNYVALYLLAWLVRGPMIDPKGHGFPQTPLIGEALRLPVLIPGTRLHFGLIIALLIIFAGYIFWRSTLGFTIELVGESEHVAQYSGIIVPKTIVLTMVISAGLAGVAGWSEVFGIHYRLLDDLAAGYGSLAIVVALLGDLKPFGIIISSFFFAALIVGGNTMQRLVGIPFSLVDVIQGLVIIFVISRVVYTQWRDRLAVKHFNRGVSDKSVSGSY, encoded by the coding sequence ATGCTGAAAATCAAGACTTATTTAAGAGGGGCTTTTGCCAGCCTGCTTCCCGCTTTGCTCACTATCGGCCTGGCTTTCCTGGTTGGGGCGCTTTTGCTGCTGCTTGCTGGAAATGACCCCTTACGGGCATATCAGACATTGTTTAGAGGAGCCTTTGGCTCTGCCCACCGCATGGCGGAGACGTTGGTCAAGGCCACGCCGCTCATGATTATGGCTTTAGGCACGTCCGTTGCTTTTAAAGCCCAAATCTGGAATATTGGCGGAGATGGACAATTTATCTTAGGCGCTATATTTGCCGTTTTTGTAGCCTTAAATTTTCCTTTGCCGGCAGTGTTGCTTTTACCGCTAACATTTCTGGCGGCATTCCTGGGCGGGGCATTGTGGGGCGGCCTTGTTGGGGTGCTGCGGGCCAAATTTAACGCCAACGAAGTGATCACTACCCTAATGCTCAACTATGTAGCTTTATATTTATTGGCCTGGCTGGTGCGGGGGCCTATGATTGATCCCAAGGGGCATGGTTTTCCTCAGACCCCGTTAATCGGCGAGGCTTTGCGTCTTCCCGTATTAATTCCCGGCACAAGACTCCATTTTGGTTTGATTATAGCTTTATTGATCATTTTTGCAGGCTACATCTTTTGGCGGTCAACCCTGGGATTCACCATTGAGCTGGTGGGTGAAAGCGAGCATGTAGCCCAATACAGCGGGATCATAGTGCCGAAAACTATTGTCTTGACCATGGTTATCTCGGCTGGGCTGGCAGGGGTGGCCGGTTGGAGTGAAGTGTTTGGAATCCACTATCGATTGCTGGATGACCTGGCAGCGGGCTATGGCAGCCTGGCCATAGTGGTGGCTTTGCTGGGCGATTTAAAACCATTTGGAATCATAATATCCTCCTTTTTCTTTGCGGCGCTGATTGTTGGCGGAAATACCATGCAGCGCCTGGTGGGAATTCCTTTTTCCCTAGTAGATGTCATTCAAGGACTGGTAATTATTTTTGTAATCAGCCGGGTGGTTTACACTCAATGGAGGGATAGGCTTGCTGTCAAACATTTTAACCGAGGGGTTTCTGATAAGTCTGTTAGCGGGAGCTATTAG
- a CDS encoding ABC transporter permease: MSVPILLPALGEIYTQRSGILNLGLEGMMLMGAFGGFIGVYFSHNLWVGLFLAMAVGLLFSLIMAFLSITVKANQVIAGTALTILGTGLSTFLYRALLGIKKLPPQVETFQALNFPLLSDLPVLGPILFNHNALVYLTLILVVVTSVILEKTTFGLKVRAVGEHPRAADSKGINVQLIRYICVAIGGIYAGLGGAFLSIGFMNTFLDQMVAGRGFIAVAVVIFARWNPYRALGAALLFGGANALQLRLQAMGVAIPHQFLLALPYVLTVLVLISVSKKAEFPAAYTIPYSRAER; this comes from the coding sequence ATGAGTGTTCCCATCCTGCTGCCAGCTCTAGGAGAAATCTATACCCAGCGTTCGGGGATTCTCAACTTGGGGCTGGAGGGCATGATGTTGATGGGAGCCTTCGGCGGTTTTATAGGAGTCTATTTTAGCCATAACCTGTGGGTGGGACTTTTCCTGGCTATGGCTGTTGGTTTGCTGTTTTCCCTGATTATGGCTTTTTTAAGCATCACTGTTAAAGCCAACCAGGTTATTGCCGGGACTGCTTTAACTATTTTGGGCACAGGTCTTTCCACATTTTTGTACCGGGCCCTCCTGGGTATCAAAAAGCTTCCTCCCCAGGTGGAAACATTTCAAGCTTTGAATTTTCCGCTGCTCAGCGACCTGCCGGTTTTAGGACCGATTTTATTCAATCATAACGCTTTAGTCTATTTAACACTGATCTTAGTGGTCGTTACCTCGGTCATTCTGGAAAAAACCACTTTTGGCTTAAAAGTCCGGGCCGTAGGGGAGCACCCCCGAGCCGCTGACTCCAAAGGCATTAACGTACAGTTAATTCGTTACATCTGTGTGGCCATTGGCGGGATTTATGCCGGTTTGGGCGGCGCCTTTCTTTCCATCGGGTTTATGAATACTTTCCTTGACCAGATGGTAGCGGGACGGGGATTTATAGCCGTGGCTGTGGTAATCTTTGCCCGCTGGAATCCCTACCGTGCTTTGGGTGCAGCGCTTTTATTCGGGGGGGCTAATGCGCTGCAGTTGAGGTTGCAGGCCATGGGAGTGGCTATCCCCCACCAGTTCCTTCTGGCCCTGCCCTATGTTTTAACCGTGCTGGTGTTGATTAGCGTTTCCAAGAAAGCTGAGTTCCCCGCTGCTTATACAATTCCTTATTCCAGGGCTGAGCGCTGA
- a CDS encoding (2Fe-2S)-binding protein, which produces MALVELAMTVNGKQIRAQVEEHRTLLYFIREVLGLKGTKEGCGEGDCGACTVLLDGKAVNSCLVLAVQAVGRELTTIEGLGSPGNLHPLQQAFVEEGAIQCGYCTPGMILSAKALLDSNPNPSIEEIRTGISGNLCRCTGYQRIVAAVQKASRILIQNSRPK; this is translated from the coding sequence ATGGCGTTGGTTGAGTTGGCTATGACTGTCAACGGCAAGCAAATTCGAGCTCAGGTAGAGGAACATCGAACTTTGCTTTATTTCATCAGGGAGGTCCTTGGTTTAAAGGGCACAAAAGAAGGTTGCGGAGAGGGCGACTGCGGGGCTTGTACCGTTCTCCTGGATGGCAAGGCAGTTAATTCATGCCTGGTACTGGCTGTGCAAGCCGTTGGTAGGGAGCTTACTACTATTGAGGGGTTAGGCAGCCCGGGAAACCTACATCCCTTACAGCAGGCGTTTGTTGAGGAGGGAGCCATTCAATGCGGCTACTGTACGCCCGGCATGATTCTTTCCGCAAAAGCGCTGCTGGATAGTAATCCTAATCCCTCAATTGAAGAAATTCGCACTGGAATTTCAGGCAACCTCTGCCGCTGTACCGGGTATCAGCGGATTGTGGCGGCTGTGCAAAAGGCAAGTAGAATTCTAATACAAAACTCACGCCCGAAATAA
- a CDS encoding RtcB family protein, translating into MFQLYNHGLQKFPIKVWLEAPVQIESGCLQQAINLSNLPFLHKWVALMPDTHEGFGMPIGGVIAVEGVIIPNAVGVDIGCGMAYLETNLHKSDLTMDMLQTIVGNIMRDIPTGFSHHKKRQECRAIERFKKVLGEHSSPLDRALWEEVESGYYQVGTLGGGNHFIELQEDEQGMVCIMIHSGSRNFGYKIARHFNEVAKELNRKMSAPVPREYDLAFLPVDTEEGQSYVRWMDLALDFARENRDKMLLVVKDILAQAFPRIEFHNEINAHHNYAALENHYGEDVWVHRKGAIRVRKGEMGIVPGAMGSFSYIVEGLGNPESFYSCSHGAGRKMGRKEALREIPAEKTMADLKELGVVLGKQKKADISEESRFAYKDIDFVISQELDLVKPVKKLKTLAVVKG; encoded by the coding sequence ATGTTTCAACTTTATAATCATGGCCTGCAGAAATTTCCAATTAAGGTATGGTTGGAAGCACCGGTACAAATAGAGTCTGGTTGCCTACAGCAGGCCATAAATTTGTCTAATCTGCCCTTCCTGCACAAGTGGGTAGCGTTAATGCCTGATACCCATGAAGGGTTTGGCATGCCCATCGGAGGGGTGATTGCTGTCGAGGGAGTTATCATCCCTAATGCTGTGGGCGTGGATATCGGCTGCGGTATGGCCTACCTGGAAACAAATCTGCATAAATCAGATTTAACAATGGATATGTTGCAAACTATAGTCGGCAATATCATGAGAGACATCCCCACTGGCTTTAGCCACCATAAAAAGCGGCAGGAATGCCGTGCCATTGAGAGGTTTAAAAAAGTGTTGGGCGAACATAGCTCTCCTTTGGACCGAGCTTTATGGGAGGAAGTGGAAAGCGGCTATTATCAGGTAGGTACTCTGGGAGGGGGAAATCATTTTATTGAACTGCAGGAAGATGAGCAAGGCATGGTCTGTATAATGATCCACAGCGGCAGCAGGAATTTCGGCTACAAGATAGCACGGCATTTTAATGAAGTGGCCAAAGAGCTGAACCGCAAAATGTCTGCTCCTGTTCCCCGTGAATATGACCTGGCCTTTTTACCTGTAGATACGGAAGAAGGGCAGAGTTACGTGCGTTGGATGGATTTAGCCCTGGACTTTGCCAGGGAAAACAGGGACAAGATGCTCCTGGTGGTTAAAGATATTTTAGCGCAAGCTTTTCCGCGCATAGAATTTCACAATGAAATAAATGCCCACCATAATTACGCTGCCTTGGAAAACCATTATGGTGAGGATGTCTGGGTGCACAGAAAAGGAGCCATCAGGGTTAGGAAAGGAGAAATGGGGATCGTGCCCGGTGCCATGGGCAGCTTCAGCTATATAGTTGAGGGGCTGGGCAACCCCGAATCATTTTATTCCTGTTCCCATGGTGCCGGGAGAAAAATGGGCAGAAAAGAGGCGTTGCGTGAGATCCCTGCAGAGAAAACCATGGCTGATTTAAAAGAACTGGGAGTGGTCCTGGGCAAGCAGAAAAAAGCTGATATATCGGAGGAGAGCAGGTTTGCCTACAAGGACATCGACTTCGTAATCAGCCAGGAGCTGGATCTGGTGAAACCGGTCAAGAAGCTGAAGACGCTGGCAGTGGTGAAAGGATAG
- the fdrA gene encoding acyl-CoA synthetase FdrA has protein sequence MVIRWLIKPKMYQDSVKLMKLSSELSKQEGIKHASVIMATELNKSTLENIGMLVPEVAAANADDLAIIVASDTEKQAQKALELAEKLLNRAEVQQGETKQQSPKTLRSAVEALPGANLALISVPGIYAATEALKALNLGLNVHIFSDNVSLEDEVWLKQIGTKKGLLVMGPDCGTAIIDGVPLAFANVVSRGKIGIVGASGTGIQEATVLIERMGGGISHAIGTGGRDLLDEVGGQMMLLGIDLLENDPSTEVILLISKPAGPQTTKKILDRVKQCKKPVIVNLLKGDMNIIRSAGFVGAVTIEDAAYKAVALANGEEAVSIPETYWGDYSEQMAVLERQLCPNQRYIRGLFTGGTLADEAMVILSDIIGDIFSNIPLKPELKLPSARKSHKHTIVDLGDDEFTRGRPHPMIDPFPRNERLMQEYADPEVGVILCDVVTGYGSHADPAGELARAVARARDAYPSNNPAVIAFVCGTEADPQPLSEQVKVLEEEGIFVLPSNAEAARTAGRIIKLHENRRV, from the coding sequence GTGGTTATTAGATGGTTAATTAAACCAAAGATGTATCAGGATTCTGTAAAACTAATGAAGTTATCTTCTGAACTCAGTAAGCAAGAGGGGATAAAGCATGCTTCTGTAATTATGGCGACGGAGTTGAACAAGAGCACTTTAGAAAATATAGGGATGTTGGTACCTGAAGTTGCTGCTGCCAATGCCGATGATCTGGCGATAATCGTGGCGTCAGATACAGAAAAGCAGGCACAAAAAGCTTTGGAATTGGCGGAAAAACTTCTCAACCGTGCCGAAGTACAACAGGGTGAGACTAAACAGCAATCTCCTAAGACCTTACGAAGCGCAGTAGAGGCTTTACCAGGTGCTAATTTAGCCCTTATCTCTGTGCCAGGAATATATGCAGCAACAGAGGCGCTTAAAGCACTAAACCTGGGACTTAACGTGCATATATTTAGTGATAACGTTTCCCTGGAAGATGAGGTCTGGCTTAAGCAAATCGGAACTAAGAAAGGATTGCTGGTAATGGGGCCGGATTGCGGTACGGCAATTATTGATGGCGTGCCCCTTGCTTTTGCCAACGTTGTTTCTCGTGGCAAAATAGGGATAGTTGGTGCTTCAGGAACCGGTATTCAAGAAGCAACTGTTCTGATCGAGCGTATGGGAGGAGGCATTTCCCATGCCATAGGAACCGGAGGCAGAGACCTCTTAGATGAAGTTGGTGGGCAAATGATGCTTCTCGGTATTGATCTTCTTGAAAATGACCCTTCGACTGAGGTTATTTTATTGATTTCAAAACCTGCTGGACCACAGACAACTAAAAAAATACTGGATAGGGTTAAGCAGTGTAAGAAACCCGTAATAGTAAATTTGCTAAAAGGCGATATGAATATCATTAGGTCAGCTGGTTTTGTGGGTGCAGTAACCATCGAAGATGCGGCTTATAAGGCAGTCGCTTTGGCCAATGGAGAAGAAGCAGTTTCCATACCGGAAACTTACTGGGGGGATTATTCAGAACAGATGGCAGTGTTGGAGCGCCAGCTGTGCCCGAACCAGCGTTATATACGGGGCCTGTTTACGGGGGGCACCCTAGCCGACGAGGCAATGGTGATACTCAGCGATATCATCGGGGATATCTTCTCCAATATCCCATTAAAACCAGAACTAAAATTACCTTCAGCAAGGAAAAGCCACAAGCATACCATTGTGGATTTAGGGGATGACGAGTTTACAAGAGGGCGTCCACATCCAATGATTGATCCCTTTCCTCGCAACGAACGTTTAATGCAGGAGTATGCTGATCCGGAGGTAGGAGTTATCCTTTGTGATGTAGTAACTGGTTACGGGAGTCACGCTGACCCGGCAGGGGAACTGGCCCGCGCAGTGGCCCGTGCCCGGGATGCTTATCCGAGCAATAATCCGGCAGTAATTGCCTTTGTGTGTGGTACCGAAGCCGACCCGCAACCTCTTAGTGAACAGGTTAAAGTCCTCGAAGAAGAAGGAATTTTTGTCT
- a CDS encoding PucR family transcriptional regulator, whose amino-acid sequence MMGITVREALSLPQMEGAVLVGGEQGLDRIINSVNIMEVPDIGSYIKPAELLLTTAYPIKDDFKALENLIPELNKCGLAALAIKPERYICEIPEIMIKQANQYKFPLIKLPNSASFNEIINPILAEILNRQAAILQRNEQLSKALTDIVLHGGGLAEIARTLAGLLGLPVSIHDPFFRKIASWLEPRDFGTDKNRALAELVNDRKQLAEACKDGREQLVFNYAGGLYARCRPVTVAEEIYAYLFIWEPQKPISERDKTGIDQAVTVIALEISKQRAVFDVECRFKSSFIEYLVDGKITSKEDAIILAERFGWEINNGFTVMLFDCDDLQSLYDQEPLFARKKRLKMMEIVNTTVASLSPGSAVVEMGRRLMVLHRPLPGKDTKQLRRNAETLARSCCKELTKRLDTRILVGISRFIADPMKIAEGINQSQQALEIGRRAYECAQVLHFDDLGVYRILLSSDAVEMRCFFDDILGQLVSYDEKNKAGLIATLEMLFANDMNLQKTADALFIHYNTLRYRINRIQQLTGLDLKFPDDRLNLQLALKILHMKGN is encoded by the coding sequence ATGATGGGAATTACTGTAAGAGAGGCGCTGAGCTTGCCTCAGATGGAGGGAGCAGTACTGGTTGGCGGCGAACAGGGACTTGATCGTATAATCAATTCTGTGAACATCATGGAAGTACCAGACATAGGAAGTTATATAAAACCCGCAGAGCTTTTGCTGACAACCGCTTATCCTATTAAAGATGATTTCAAAGCTCTAGAAAATTTGATACCCGAACTAAACAAATGTGGATTGGCTGCGCTGGCTATAAAGCCGGAACGCTATATCTGCGAGATTCCAGAGATTATGATTAAGCAGGCCAACCAATACAAGTTTCCCTTGATTAAATTGCCCAACAGCGCATCATTTAATGAAATTATAAATCCTATTTTGGCTGAAATTTTAAACCGCCAGGCAGCCATCCTGCAAAGGAATGAACAACTTAGCAAAGCCTTAACCGATATAGTTCTACATGGCGGAGGGCTGGCTGAGATCGCGAGGACTTTAGCCGGCTTACTGGGACTGCCGGTTTCCATTCATGATCCTTTTTTCCGTAAGATAGCTTCGTGGTTAGAGCCCCGCGATTTTGGTACTGATAAGAACCGGGCACTGGCTGAACTGGTAAATGATAGAAAACAGCTGGCAGAAGCCTGTAAGGATGGTAGGGAACAATTGGTATTCAATTATGCCGGTGGGTTATATGCCAGATGTCGCCCTGTTACAGTTGCCGAGGAAATTTATGCATACTTGTTTATCTGGGAACCCCAAAAGCCTATTTCTGAACGGGATAAAACCGGTATCGATCAGGCAGTTACTGTAATTGCTTTGGAAATAAGCAAGCAACGGGCTGTCTTTGATGTAGAGTGCAGGTTTAAAAGCAGCTTCATTGAATATCTCGTGGATGGTAAAATTACCTCAAAGGAAGATGCGATCATTTTGGCCGAAAGATTTGGGTGGGAAATTAATAATGGTTTTACAGTCATGTTATTTGATTGTGATGATTTGCAATCGCTTTACGATCAGGAGCCATTGTTTGCCCGTAAGAAACGGCTTAAGATGATGGAGATAGTAAATACAACTGTTGCTTCATTATCTCCGGGATCAGCGGTTGTCGAGATGGGAAGACGGTTAATGGTCCTGCACCGCCCTCTGCCAGGTAAAGATACTAAACAGTTGCGGAGAAATGCTGAGACTTTGGCCCGTTCCTGTTGTAAAGAGTTAACAAAGCGGTTAGACACACGAATACTAGTTGGGATTAGCCGCTTTATTGCCGACCCCATGAAGATTGCTGAAGGCATAAACCAATCCCAACAGGCCCTGGAAATCGGGAGGCGTGCTTACGAATGTGCCCAAGTTTTACACTTTGACGACTTGGGCGTATACCGCATTTTATTGTCTTCTGATGCGGTAGAGATGCGATGTTTCTTTGACGATATCTTAGGCCAACTGGTCTCATACGATGAAAAAAATAAAGCCGGTCTAATTGCAACGTTGGAGATGCTGTTTGCTAATGATATGAACCTACAGAAAACAGCTGATGCCTTATTTATTCACTATAATACTTTGAGATACCGCATAAACCGGATACAACAACTTACTGGTCTTGATTTAAAGTTTCCGGATGATCGTTTGAACCTGCAGCTTGCCCTTAAAATCCTGCACATGAAAGGAAATTAA
- a CDS encoding FAD binding domain-containing protein, giving the protein MRFQTLTPRTACEALELLRENRGELLPVAGGTNVLVDLRRGKVAPQVLVDLSRLEEWREIRFTGDMLEIGGLVTHADLAASPLLMGPFAALRMAARVVGGPQIRNRGTLAGNLQSASPAADAVSPLLALNAVLTLVSAEGSREVKVAEFFLGPGKTLLKPTELISKVTIRANPGGKSIFYKCGKRNALAISVVNLAAYLELNPEGRCTGSGIALGAVAPTPVRAKRVESYLLQQKIDDTVIAQAQELVDSDICPISDIRAEASYRRQLAKVLAGRALYALAGLGGNNYGVG; this is encoded by the coding sequence ATGCGCTTTCAAACCTTAACCCCACGAACCGCCTGCGAGGCTTTGGAACTGCTGCGGGAAAACCGGGGGGAATTGCTGCCGGTAGCGGGAGGGACCAATGTGCTGGTGGATCTGCGCCGTGGTAAAGTAGCTCCTCAAGTTTTGGTTGATTTATCTCGGCTTGAGGAATGGCGGGAAATAAGATTCACCGGCGATATGCTGGAAATTGGCGGCCTGGTTACCCATGCGGATTTGGCGGCAAGCCCGCTTTTAATGGGCCCCTTTGCTGCTTTGCGGATGGCCGCAAGGGTAGTGGGGGGGCCGCAAATCAGAAACCGGGGCACGTTGGCCGGCAATTTGCAGAGTGCCTCTCCGGCGGCTGATGCAGTTTCCCCGCTACTGGCCTTGAATGCAGTCTTAACGCTGGTAAGCGCTGAAGGTTCAAGGGAAGTAAAGGTTGCTGAATTTTTCCTTGGACCGGGGAAAACCCTGTTAAAACCCACGGAACTGATCAGCAAGGTGACCATCAGGGCCAATCCCGGCGGCAAGTCCATTTTTTATAAATGCGGCAAAAGAAACGCACTGGCTATTTCTGTCGTTAACCTGGCTGCCTACCTGGAACTGAACCCTGAGGGGAGATGCACCGGGTCAGGAATTGCCTTGGGTGCTGTAGCGCCTACACCGGTAAGGGCAAAAAGGGTTGAATCCTATTTGTTGCAGCAAAAAATAGATGACACTGTAATTGCACAGGCTCAGGAACTGGTGGACAGTGACATTTGTCCCATTTCCGACATCAGGGCAGAAGCTAGCTACCGGCGGCAGTTGGCCAAAGTGCTGGCAGGCCGTGCCTTATATGCTTTAGCGGGACTTGGGGGGAATAATTATGGCGTTGGTTGA